One segment of Toxoplasma gondii ME49 chromosome VI, whole genome shotgun sequence DNA contains the following:
- a CDS encoding hypothetical protein (encoded by transcript TGME49_242310), with translation MLQGTSRLCIPPHAQFALSLAVRQPVKSYSRRVAAPLLSDGSMLRCKSTGARKHQRRRHSGRPSPYFKLVGRLFLPTRLAPSSCSGAQATADDASPPPPPSSPTTGFNSLKHASSETITNDMSLCAVCASLFWGTEHLHFTDNSPKTASRSRDRWKQLLISFFLLMKKRTRHRSRL, from the exons ATGCTACAAGGGACTTCAAGGCTCTGCATCCCACCACATGCCCAGTTTGCTCTTTCGTTGGCAGTCAGGCAGCCTGTCAAATCATATTCGCGTCGTGTTGCTGCCCCCTTGCTTAGTGACGGGTCCATGCTGAGGTGCAAATCAACTGGCGCACGGAAACatcagagacgaagacattCGGGAAGGCCTTCCCCGTATTTCAAACTTGTTggccgtctcttcctccctaCTCGTCTTGCACCATCCAGTTGTTCAGGAGCTCAAGCGACG GCTGACGacgcttctcctccgccgccgccttcgtcgcccACAACCGGTTTCAATTCACTGAAACACGCCTCCTCAGAGACAATAACTAACGATATGTCTCTGTGTGCAGTGTGCGCCTCACTTTTTTGGGGGACAGAACATTTACATTTCACGGACAACAGCCCCAAAACGGCATCTCGCTCGAGAGACCGCTGGAAACAGCTATTgatttcctttttcctgctgatgaagaagagaacgcgtcATCGATCTCGACTATGA